The following proteins come from a genomic window of Tenebrio molitor chromosome 9, icTenMoli1.1, whole genome shotgun sequence:
- the shep gene encoding protein alan shepard isoform X7 has protein sequence MRNSNGGGGGSRTASFGGVKGGGGGGAPMATQHQTTGAYRQWGGVGGGHQHGHPTTGSTYYQRYPATQAASAASTAAAASAVAQQQQQQQQQQQASYTPSSTTTTTYNSSNSYGNQRVPTATSPSNTSSSSSHTGSQSGTVSNSLSNSMPNNTNSSPNNSSGSEQLSKTNLYIRGLNPGTTDKDLVNMCQQFGTIISTKAILDKTTNKCKGYGFVDFESPSAAEGAVKALTANNIQAQMAKVGIWYHQRRQATQQEQDPTNLYIANLPPHFKESDLDNLLSKYGQVISTRILRDSMGISKGVGFARMENKDKCEHIITMFNGHTLPGCKEALLVKFADGGNKKKNMYKNNDNAKMWRDGTEGMAVAGYDPNSLTQNGVAAQHMIPAAISNFRAPYGQYAGYAPSAQWVPQYVMPAPMPSVDDSYNLTGHMGPYKSDGQGPRGIPMMLPSPEATVQYTNMIPQEMVYLQLTAQMQAMQLGTGSYISQPYPYYPSHVIHTVAMGDSEHTSNAASPEDPYQAAYPPAAPK, from the exons AATAGTAACGGAGGCGGCGGCGGGTCGAGGACTGCGTCGTTCGGCGGCGTGAAGGGCGGTGGTGGCGGCGGTGCGCCCATGGCCACCCAGCACCAAACGACGGGGGCCTACCGCCAGTGGGGCGGCGTCGGCGGCGGCCACCAGCACGGCCATCCAACAACGGGAAGCACATATTATCAGCGTTATCCCGCCACTCAGGCGGCGTCCGCAGCCTcgacggcggcggcggcatCGGCCGTCGCCCAGCAGCAGCAGCAACAACAGCAGCAGCAGCAGGCCTCCTACACACCCAGCTCGACGACCACTACGACTTACAACTCCTCGAACTCG TACGGAAATCAAAGAGTGCCAACGGCCACGTCGCCATCGAACACAAGTAGCTCGAGCAGCCACACCGGCAGTCAAAGCGGCACTGTATCAAACTCACTTAGTAACAGTATGCCGAATAACACGAACTCATCGCCAAACAACTCTTCCGGTTCGGAGCAACTGTCCAAAACAAACCTGTACATAAGGGGACTGAATCCCGGCACCACGGACAAGGACCTGGTCAACATGTGCCAGCA gtTCGGTACTATCATCTCCACCAAAGCCATACTGGACAAGACAACAAACAAATGTAAAG GTTATGGATTTGTTGATTTTGAGAGTCCGTCGGCGGCAGAGGGTGCAGTCAAGGCTCTTACTGCTAATAACATTCAGGCTCAAATGGCGAAAGTGGGTATATGGTATCATCAGCGTAGACAAGCCACT CAACAGGAACAGGACCCAACCAACTTGTACATAGCGAACCTACCCCCTCACTTTAAAGAGTCGGACCTGGACAATCTCCTGTCGAAATACGGTCAGGTGATATCGACACGGATCCTCCGCGACTCGATGGGCATCTCGAAAGGTGTCGGATTCGCGAGGATGGAAAACAAAGACAAGTGCGAACACATCATCACGATGTTCAACGGGCACACGCTGCCAGGGTGCAAGGAAGCCCTCCTGGTCAAGTTCGCCGACGGcggaaacaaaaagaaaaacatgtaTAAAAACAACGACAACGCCAAGATGTGGCGGGACGGTACAGAGGGCATGGCGGTCGCCGGATACGACCCCAACTCGCTCACGCAGAATGGAGTAGCGGCACAGCACATGATACCGGCAGCTATATCCAACTTCAGGGCACCTTACGGACAG TACGCCGGCTACGCCCCCAGCGCCCAATGGGTCCCCCAATACGTAATGCCGGCGCCGATGCCCTCCGTGGACGACAGCTACAACCTGACGGGCCACATGGGACCGTACAAGAGCGACGGCCAGGGCCCCAGGGGGATCCCCATGATGCTGCCGTCACCGGAGGCCACCGTGCAGTACACCAACATGATACCTCAG GAAATGGTTTATTTACAGTTAACTGCTCAAATGCAGGCCATGCAATTAGGCACCGGGTCGTACATCTCCCAGCCGTACCCGTATTATCCGTCACACGTCATCCATACCGTTGCAATGGGTGATTCGGAACACACATCCAACGCGGCTAGTCCCGAGGATCCATATCAGGCGGCGTATCCGCCTGCAGCTCCTAAATAA
- the shep gene encoding protein alan shepard isoform X8: MATQHQTTGAYRQWGGVGGGHQHGHPTTGSTYYQRYPATQAASAASTAAAASAVAQQQQQQQQQQQASYTPSSTTTTTYNSSNSYGNQRVPTATSPSNTSSSSSHTGSQSGTVSNSLSNSMPNNTNSSPNNSSGSEQLSKTNLYIRGLNPGTTDKDLVNMCQQFGTIISTKAILDKTTNKCKGYGFVDFESPSAAEGAVKALTANNIQAQMAKVGIWYHQRRQATQQEQDPTNLYIANLPPHFKESDLDNLLSKYGQVISTRILRDSMGISKGVGFARMENKDKCEHIITMFNGHTLPGCKEALLVKFADGGNKKKNMYKNNDNAKMWRDGTEGMAVAGYDPNSLTQNGVAAQHMIPAAISNFRAPYGQYAGYAPSAQWVPQYVMPAPMPSVDDSYNLTGHMGPYKSDGQGPRGIPMMLPSPEATVQYTNMIPQEMVYLQLTAQMQAMQLGTGSYISQPYPYYPSHVIHTVAMGDSEHTSNAASPEDPYQAAYPPAAPK; this comes from the exons ATGGCCACCCAGCACCAAACGACGGGGGCCTACCGCCAGTGGGGCGGCGTCGGCGGCGGCCACCAGCACGGCCATCCAACAACGGGAAGCACATATTATCAGCGTTATCCCGCCACTCAGGCGGCGTCCGCAGCCTcgacggcggcggcggcatCGGCCGTCGCCCAGCAGCAGCAGCAACAACAGCAGCAGCAGCAGGCCTCCTACACACCCAGCTCGACGACCACTACGACTTACAACTCCTCGAACTCG TACGGAAATCAAAGAGTGCCAACGGCCACGTCGCCATCGAACACAAGTAGCTCGAGCAGCCACACCGGCAGTCAAAGCGGCACTGTATCAAACTCACTTAGTAACAGTATGCCGAATAACACGAACTCATCGCCAAACAACTCTTCCGGTTCGGAGCAACTGTCCAAAACAAACCTGTACATAAGGGGACTGAATCCCGGCACCACGGACAAGGACCTGGTCAACATGTGCCAGCA gtTCGGTACTATCATCTCCACCAAAGCCATACTGGACAAGACAACAAACAAATGTAAAG GTTATGGATTTGTTGATTTTGAGAGTCCGTCGGCGGCAGAGGGTGCAGTCAAGGCTCTTACTGCTAATAACATTCAGGCTCAAATGGCGAAAGTGGGTATATGGTATCATCAGCGTAGACAAGCCACT CAACAGGAACAGGACCCAACCAACTTGTACATAGCGAACCTACCCCCTCACTTTAAAGAGTCGGACCTGGACAATCTCCTGTCGAAATACGGTCAGGTGATATCGACACGGATCCTCCGCGACTCGATGGGCATCTCGAAAGGTGTCGGATTCGCGAGGATGGAAAACAAAGACAAGTGCGAACACATCATCACGATGTTCAACGGGCACACGCTGCCAGGGTGCAAGGAAGCCCTCCTGGTCAAGTTCGCCGACGGcggaaacaaaaagaaaaacatgtaTAAAAACAACGACAACGCCAAGATGTGGCGGGACGGTACAGAGGGCATGGCGGTCGCCGGATACGACCCCAACTCGCTCACGCAGAATGGAGTAGCGGCACAGCACATGATACCGGCAGCTATATCCAACTTCAGGGCACCTTACGGACAG TACGCCGGCTACGCCCCCAGCGCCCAATGGGTCCCCCAATACGTAATGCCGGCGCCGATGCCCTCCGTGGACGACAGCTACAACCTGACGGGCCACATGGGACCGTACAAGAGCGACGGCCAGGGCCCCAGGGGGATCCCCATGATGCTGCCGTCACCGGAGGCCACCGTGCAGTACACCAACATGATACCTCAG GAAATGGTTTATTTACAGTTAACTGCTCAAATGCAGGCCATGCAATTAGGCACCGGGTCGTACATCTCCCAGCCGTACCCGTATTATCCGTCACACGTCATCCATACCGTTGCAATGGGTGATTCGGAACACACATCCAACGCGGCTAGTCCCGAGGATCCATATCAGGCGGCGTATCCGCCTGCAGCTCCTAAATAA